CTCCAAGACCACCGTCTTCAACTACTTCGGCAGCAAGGAGGACCTGGTCCTGGGCCCGGCCGAGGAGCACCTCGACGAGCCGGCCCGGGTGGTTCGCGAGCGTGCCCCCGGCGAGTCGCCGATCGCGGCGCTGCGCCGGCATTTCCTGGCCGCGCTCGCCGAGCGGGACGCCGCCACCGGGCTCAGCGACCAGCCCAACGTGCTCCGGGTGCAGGGCCTGATCACCGGCACCCCGGCGCTGCTGTCGCGGCTCTACACCGGAGCCGCGCGCGGCCAGCAGCTGCTCGCGGCCGAGCTGGCGACGCTCGTCGACGCGCCCACCGCCCGGCTCGCCGCCGCCCAGATCGCCGCCACCCGCATGGTGCTGACGATGGAGAACCGGGACCGGATCCTGGCCGGCGAGTCCGCCGACGCGGTGTACCCGGAGGCGGCGGCCCGGGCCGCGCTCGCCTTCGACCTGCTCGACGGCGGGTTAGCGGTGCTCTTTCATCAGGTGGACCAGGGTTAGGTCGGGGCGGACCTGCTCGCGGTGCGTCTCGGCGTAACCGCAGCGTTCGTACAGCCGGATGTTGCCGCTGCTCAGGTGGCCGGTGAACAGGGCGAACCACTCGGCCTCGCCGTGGGCGGCGGCCTCGATCGCGGCGAGCAGCCGGGTGCCGATGCCGCGGCCCTGCTGGTCCGGGGCGACGACCAGGCGGCCGATGCGCAGCACCGGGCCGTCCAGCCGGCCGCGGGCCGCGCCGACGATCCGCGCGCCGAGAGTGGCCTTCACCGCGAGGTCGCCGGTCAGCTCGGCGGTCAGCTCGTCCAGGGTCTGCACCAGGGCCGGCAGGTGCGGATCGTCGTAGAGCTGGGCCTCGACGACGTAGGCGGCTCGCTGGAGGGTGAGGATCTCGCCGGCGTCGGCCGGTCCCGCCGGGCCGATCACGATCTCATCCATGCGCCCATGATCCTCCGCGCCGGGGCGTTTGACAGGATGTCCGGTGTGAAACCGTCGGTGTCCTGTGTCTTCGTCTGTCACGACGGGGACGGCAAGATTCTGCTGGCCAGGCGTTCGGCGCAGGCCCGTGACGAGCCCGGTGCCTGGGACTGCGGGGCCGGGGCGCTCGAGTTCGGCGAGACGTTCGAGGCGGCGGTGACCCGGGAGGTCGTCGAGGAGTACGTCGCCGCGCCACTGGAGATCGTGCAGCTCGGGGTGCGCAACGTGCTGCGCGAGGATCCGCCGTCGCACTGGGTGGCGGTGGTGTTCTCGGTGCGGGTGGATCCGGCCCAGGTGCGGATCGGGGAGCCGCACAAGTTCGACGAGCTGATCTGGTGTGCGCCGGGTGAGTTGCCGGAGCCGCGGCATTCGCAGTTGGAGGCTACGTTGGCACTGCTGTGAACCGCAGGTTTGAGCGCTAGCGTCGGCGTCGATGGACGTGGAGCTGACGCTGTTGACGCGGGTGCGTCACCGTGGGGTGGAGATCGGCGGATCCCGGCTCGGTGACCTGCTCGCGCTGCTGGCCGGGGAGCCGGCAGCCGGGTGCGGGCCGGGCCGGCTGATCGCCGAGTTGTGGCCCGAGGAGCAGCCGGACCATCCGGTGAAGGCGTTGCAGACGCTGGTGGCCCGGGCGCGGGCGCGGCTCGGGGCGGAGGCGATCCGGAGCACGCCGGCCGGGTATCGGCTGGCGCTCGCTCCGGAGCAGGTGGACTCGTCGGCGGTGGTGCTGCGGGCGGCGGCGAGTGAGCGGCTCACCCGGGCCGGGGACCACGCGGCGGCGCTGGCCGAGGCCGAGGCCGGGTTGGCGTTGTTCGGCTTTCCCTCCGGCTCCGGCGTCGGCGTCGGCTTCGGCCTCGACGCGGGTGAGGCGGCGGACGGGCCGCTCGGGGAGTTGCGGGCGGCTCGGGCGGCCACGCGGCGGGAGCTGGCCAGGGCGCGGGCGCTGGCACTGGCCCGGCTGGGGCGGCCCGCCGCCGGAGCGCTCGACGAGGTGCTCGCGGAGCGGCCGCGGGACGAGGAAGTGCTGCTCGAGTTGCTGCGGTGCGAGGCGGCGGAGCAGGGGCCGGCGGCGGCCCTGGCCAGGTATGACGCCTATCGGCGGGGCCTGC
Above is a genomic segment from Actinoplanes ianthinogenes containing:
- a CDS encoding TetR/AcrR family transcriptional regulator is translated as MDVGLRERKKLETRRVLWETAIELFVERGFDNVAMAEIAAAANVSKTTVFNYFGSKEDLVLGPAEEHLDEPARVVRERAPGESPIAALRRHFLAALAERDAATGLSDQPNVLRVQGLITGTPALLSRLYTGAARGQQLLAAELATLVDAPTARLAAAQIAATRMVLTMENRDRILAGESADAVYPEAAARAALAFDLLDGGLAVLFHQVDQG
- a CDS encoding GNAT family N-acetyltransferase — encoded protein: MDEIVIGPAGPADAGEILTLQRAAYVVEAQLYDDPHLPALVQTLDELTAELTGDLAVKATLGARIVGAARGRLDGPVLRIGRLVVAPDQQGRGIGTRLLAAIEAAAHGEAEWFALFTGHLSSGNIRLYERCGYAETHREQVRPDLTLVHLMKEHR
- a CDS encoding NUDIX domain-containing protein; translation: MKPSVSCVFVCHDGDGKILLARRSAQARDEPGAWDCGAGALEFGETFEAAVTREVVEEYVAAPLEIVQLGVRNVLREDPPSHWVAVVFSVRVDPAQVRIGEPHKFDELIWCAPGELPEPRHSQLEATLALL